In Amycolatopsis solani, a single window of DNA contains:
- a CDS encoding winged helix-turn-helix transcriptional regulator → MPLPSTYAERNCSLARALEVVGERWTLLIIRDAFFGVRRFGDFATQLGIPRAVLTSRLKSLVREGVLSRDDAGSYQLTERGIALWPAVRALMHWGDESYSPSGAKRALRHDADGGLVDAGNRCQECGALVPVPELRIEPGPGYEPPAEPQDPVSTAMNQPRLLLEPISP, encoded by the coding sequence ATGCCCCTCCCCAGCACCTACGCGGAACGCAACTGCTCGCTCGCCAGGGCCCTGGAGGTGGTCGGCGAGCGGTGGACCCTCCTGATCATCCGCGACGCGTTCTTCGGCGTGCGCCGCTTCGGCGACTTCGCGACCCAGCTCGGCATCCCGCGCGCCGTGCTCACCAGCCGGCTGAAGTCCCTGGTGCGGGAGGGCGTGCTCAGCCGCGACGACGCCGGTTCCTACCAGCTGACCGAGCGGGGCATCGCGTTGTGGCCGGCAGTGCGCGCCCTGATGCACTGGGGCGACGAGTCCTACTCGCCGTCCGGCGCCAAGCGCGCCCTGCGCCACGACGCCGACGGCGGCCTGGTCGACGCCGGAAACCGCTGCCAGGAGTGCGGCGCGCTCGTGCCGGTACCGGAGCTCCGCATCGAGCCGGGCCCGGGCTACGAACCGCCGGCCGAGCCCCAGGACCCGGTCTCCACCGCGATGAACCAGCCGCGGCTGCTGCTCGAACCGATCTCGCCCTAA
- a CDS encoding NAD(P)H-binding protein codes for MNQFRDGEVSRLFLVTAATGKTGRATVELLLARGHRVRAMAHRDDERSRALAAAGAEVVHADLLDFPAVAAAMSGVSGAYFCYPIRPGLLEATVNVAQAATEAGVRSIVSMSQISARREAGSTAARQHWLAERVLDRTGLLTTHLRPTFFAEWLTSWWDRRDGIGYLRLPFGDGRHAPIAAADQARVIAAVLAEPEPHDRAAYRLHGPVELDHHGIAAAVSAELGIPVRYEPISDEEFAGAMTRHGFPAHLVQHLGHVALDYRNGVFAGTNDNIEKIGGRAPLSVGQFVRENRAEFDTDGPYAVKP; via the coding sequence GTGAACCAGTTCCGTGATGGCGAAGTGAGCCGGTTGTTCCTGGTCACCGCCGCCACCGGGAAGACCGGCCGGGCGACCGTCGAGCTGCTGCTGGCCCGCGGCCATCGCGTGCGGGCGATGGCGCACCGCGACGACGAGCGGTCGCGGGCGCTGGCCGCCGCGGGGGCCGAGGTCGTGCACGCCGATCTGCTGGACTTCCCCGCCGTGGCCGCCGCGATGAGTGGGGTGAGCGGCGCGTACTTCTGCTACCCGATCCGGCCCGGCCTGCTCGAAGCGACCGTCAACGTGGCGCAGGCGGCGACCGAGGCGGGCGTCCGCTCGATCGTGTCGATGTCGCAGATCTCCGCGCGCCGCGAGGCCGGCAGCACGGCCGCCCGGCAGCACTGGCTCGCCGAGCGCGTGCTGGACCGGACCGGCCTGCTGACCACCCACCTGCGGCCCACCTTCTTCGCCGAGTGGCTGACGTCCTGGTGGGACCGCCGGGACGGGATCGGCTACCTGCGGCTGCCGTTCGGCGACGGGCGGCACGCGCCGATCGCGGCGGCCGACCAGGCCCGCGTCATCGCGGCGGTGCTCGCCGAGCCGGAGCCGCACGACCGCGCCGCCTACCGCCTGCACGGCCCGGTCGAACTCGACCACCACGGCATCGCCGCGGCCGTGTCCGCCGAGCTGGGCATCCCGGTGCGCTACGAGCCGATCAGCGACGAAGAGTTCGCCGGGGCGATGACCCGCCACGGCTTCCCGGCGCACCTCGTGCAGCACCTGGGCCACGTCGCCCTCGACTACCGGAACGGCGTTTTCGCCGGTACCAACGACAACATCGAGAAGATCGGCGGCCGGGCCCCGCTGTCGGTCGGGCAGTTCGTCCGGGAGAACCGTGCCGAGTTCGACACCGACGGCCCGTACGCCGTCAAGCCGTGA
- a CDS encoding GNAT family N-acetyltransferase, which translates to MENGTTDRAARAWLGAMALFAGTQPGGFFREGAGGTAELVSGAPMPLLNGVINVAAEPDPAEIAEFAGSPRPAAAAWSVQVRGERVDDRIVAIAADHGLTQRALLPFMVKDIDDDPGRTPGGLKVRHVSGVDSDRYRTTMAAGYEGPDALFAVFARPSVLDHPAMRGYVAELDDTPVATSFGVLVDGMVGVFNIGVPPRYRRRGYGRAATDAVLREAYALGARTAFLHASPLGVPLYAEMGFALAENWSLFTA; encoded by the coding sequence ATGGAAAACGGAACGACCGACCGGGCCGCACGGGCTTGGCTCGGCGCGATGGCGCTGTTCGCCGGCACCCAGCCGGGCGGCTTCTTCCGCGAGGGCGCGGGCGGCACCGCCGAGCTGGTCTCGGGCGCCCCGATGCCCCTGCTCAACGGCGTCATCAACGTCGCCGCCGAACCGGACCCGGCCGAGATCGCCGAGTTCGCCGGCTCACCGCGGCCGGCGGCCGCGGCGTGGAGCGTCCAGGTCCGCGGCGAGCGGGTCGACGACCGGATCGTCGCGATCGCGGCGGACCACGGCCTGACGCAGCGGGCGCTGCTGCCCTTCATGGTGAAGGACATCGACGACGACCCCGGCCGCACCCCCGGCGGGCTCAAGGTCCGGCACGTGTCCGGTGTGGACAGTGACCGCTACCGGACCACGATGGCCGCCGGGTACGAAGGCCCGGACGCGCTGTTCGCCGTCTTCGCCCGGCCGTCCGTGCTCGACCACCCCGCCATGCGCGGTTACGTCGCCGAGCTCGACGACACCCCGGTCGCGACGTCGTTCGGCGTCCTGGTGGACGGCATGGTGGGCGTGTTCAACATCGGCGTCCCGCCGCGGTACCGCCGCCGCGGCTACGGCCGGGCTGCGACGGACGCGGTGCTGCGTGAGGCGTACGCCCTCGGCGCGCGGACGGCGTTCCTGCACGCCAGCCCGCTGGGCGTGCCGCTCTACGCGGAGATGGGGTTCGCGCTCGCCGAGAACTGGTCGCTGTTCACGGCTTGA
- a CDS encoding carboxymuconolactone decarboxylase family protein, translating into METRLDLFTTETGSRLGKRFAALGQVIERSPLPAATRELVSLRASQINGCGWCIDMHTKEAAAAGETAVRLNLVAAWRESTVFTEAERVALAVAEEGTRLADTHEGVSDETWARMREHYDDEQAAALVALVALINAANRLAVLVHQKGGSYEPGMFAAFGE; encoded by the coding sequence ATGGAAACCCGTCTCGACCTGTTCACCACCGAAACCGGCAGCCGGCTCGGCAAGCGGTTCGCCGCGCTCGGCCAGGTCATCGAGCGGTCGCCGCTGCCGGCGGCCACCCGGGAGCTGGTCAGCCTCCGGGCCAGCCAGATCAACGGCTGCGGCTGGTGCATTGACATGCACACCAAGGAAGCGGCGGCCGCGGGGGAGACGGCCGTCCGGCTCAACCTCGTCGCCGCGTGGCGGGAGTCGACCGTGTTCACCGAAGCCGAGCGGGTCGCGCTCGCCGTGGCCGAGGAGGGCACCCGCCTCGCCGACACCCACGAAGGCGTGTCCGACGAAACGTGGGCGCGGATGCGCGAGCACTACGACGACGAGCAGGCCGCCGCACTGGTCGCGCTGGTCGCCCTGATCAACGCGGCCAACCGGCTGGCCGTGCTCGTCCACCAGAAGGGCGGGTCCTACGAACCGGGGATGTTCGCCGCGTTCGGTGAGTGA
- a CDS encoding MDR family MFS transporter: protein MSLDTPARPAVRPAMAALFLAVLLAALDQTIVATALPKIAADLGGFRDIAWITASYLLASTAATPLWGKLGDMLGRKRLYLVATTAFLVASALCGLAQDLPQLVAARALQGLAGGGMIVLTFALVGDIAAPAERGRYQGRFGSVYGVASIAGPLLGGLFTDHLSWRWAFLVNVPVGLVAVVLAARALPAAARRGSVARIDYAGALLLAGAATALVLITSFGPRWGWTAPGTLALAVAAIVLVALVIPVERRAAAPVLPLTMFASRTVVIAALVGFIANVAMFSVLVYLPTYLQVVDGVSATLSGVHLLPLVLGLVVSQSFAGRWVANPARVRPVLLTGMALNVAGLLLLSTLAPGTAQLAVIGYFAVTGIGIGMVPMVALTAAQNAVPASDIGAASAVVTFARSIGAAFGVAVFGTLLGEDVAGNIGGAFLAIVPVLVAGTVLAGLLKRHSPNAANIPGS from the coding sequence ATGAGCCTCGACACCCCCGCCAGACCCGCGGTGCGCCCCGCGATGGCCGCCCTGTTCCTCGCCGTCCTGCTGGCCGCACTGGACCAGACCATCGTGGCCACCGCCCTGCCGAAGATCGCCGCCGACCTCGGCGGGTTCCGCGACATCGCCTGGATCACCGCCTCCTACCTGCTCGCCTCGACCGCCGCCACGCCGTTGTGGGGCAAGCTCGGCGACATGCTCGGGCGCAAGCGCCTGTACCTCGTCGCCACGACGGCGTTCCTGGTCGCTTCCGCGCTCTGCGGCCTCGCCCAGGACCTGCCCCAGCTCGTCGCCGCCCGCGCCCTGCAGGGCCTCGCGGGCGGCGGGATGATCGTCTTGACCTTCGCGCTCGTCGGCGACATCGCCGCGCCCGCGGAGCGCGGCCGCTACCAGGGCCGGTTCGGCTCGGTGTACGGCGTCGCCAGCATCGCCGGCCCGCTGCTCGGCGGGCTGTTCACCGACCACCTCTCGTGGCGGTGGGCGTTCCTGGTCAACGTGCCGGTCGGGCTGGTGGCCGTGGTCCTCGCCGCGCGAGCCCTGCCCGCCGCCGCGCGGCGCGGGTCGGTGGCCCGCATCGACTACGCCGGCGCGCTGCTCCTGGCCGGCGCGGCCACCGCGCTGGTCCTCATCACCTCCTTCGGTCCCCGGTGGGGCTGGACGGCGCCGGGCACCCTGGCGCTCGCGGTGGCGGCGATCGTCCTGGTGGCCTTGGTGATCCCGGTCGAACGCCGCGCCGCGGCACCCGTGCTGCCGCTGACGATGTTCGCTTCGCGGACCGTCGTCATCGCCGCGCTCGTCGGCTTCATCGCCAACGTCGCGATGTTCAGCGTCCTGGTGTACCTGCCGACGTACCTGCAGGTCGTCGACGGCGTGTCGGCGACGCTGTCCGGGGTGCACCTGCTGCCGCTGGTGCTCGGGCTGGTCGTCAGCCAGTCGTTCGCCGGCCGGTGGGTGGCGAACCCGGCGCGGGTGCGACCGGTGCTGCTGACCGGGATGGCGCTGAACGTCGCCGGGCTCCTGCTGCTGAGCACGCTGGCGCCCGGCACCGCGCAGCTCGCCGTCATCGGCTACTTCGCCGTCACCGGGATCGGCATCGGCATGGTCCCGATGGTCGCGCTGACGGCCGCGCAGAACGCGGTGCCGGCGTCGGACATCGGGGCCGCCAGCGCGGTGGTCACCTTCGCCAGGTCGATCGGCGCCGCGTTCGGGGTCGCCGTCTTCGGCACCCTGCTCGGCGAGGACGTGGCCGGGAACATCGGCGGGGCGTTCCTCGCGATCGTCCCCGTGCTCGTGGCCGGCACCGTCCTCGCCGGACTGCTGAAGCGTCACTCACCGAACGCGGCGAACATCCCCGGTTCGTAG
- a CDS encoding aldehyde dehydrogenase, whose protein sequence is MITRNQLFVGGSWTSPSSTEPLDIVSPHDNSVLGRAVQALPADVDRAVAAARRAFDEGPWPRTAPAERIAVIRRLTRLREQRADEIAALISAENGSALWFTKAGQPGLTRQANAYLKAAEEFGWEQRLEPSDPAAPFRSVVRREAVGVVAAVIPWNSPFSSALAKIIPALLAGNTVVLKVSPENTLSMSLLADLLAEAGLPEGVVSVLPADRETSEHLVKHRGVDKIAFTGSTRAGRRIASLAGEQLKRVSLELGGKSAVVFLPDADLGAAIQGVKFGSLLNNGESCIAQTRILAPRSRYEEVVAGLKDLVESLPVGDPADEKTFIGPMIRRDQQQRVLDYIRTGVEEGARLVTGGAEVPAGLEAGNYVTPTLFADVDPSMRIAQEEIFGPVLVVLPYDDEDDAARIANDSEYGLSGGVWSGDPAHALAFARRIRTGTITVNGAPIGFDGPFGGFKASGLGREYGAVGLGTYTEYKTITVPEKKER, encoded by the coding sequence GTGATCACCCGGAACCAGCTCTTCGTCGGCGGCTCGTGGACCAGCCCGAGCAGCACCGAACCGCTCGACATCGTTTCCCCGCACGACAATTCGGTGCTCGGCCGCGCGGTGCAGGCGCTGCCCGCCGACGTCGACCGGGCCGTCGCGGCCGCCCGGCGGGCGTTCGACGAAGGGCCGTGGCCGCGGACGGCTCCCGCCGAGCGGATCGCCGTGATCCGGCGGCTGACCCGGCTGCGGGAGCAGCGGGCCGACGAGATCGCGGCGCTCATCTCGGCGGAAAACGGCTCCGCGCTGTGGTTCACCAAGGCCGGCCAGCCCGGCCTGACCCGGCAGGCCAACGCCTACCTCAAGGCGGCCGAGGAGTTCGGCTGGGAGCAGCGCCTCGAGCCGTCGGACCCGGCCGCGCCGTTCCGGTCGGTCGTGCGGCGGGAAGCGGTCGGGGTGGTCGCCGCCGTCATCCCGTGGAACTCGCCGTTCTCCTCGGCGCTGGCCAAGATCATCCCGGCGCTGCTCGCCGGCAACACCGTCGTGCTCAAGGTCTCCCCGGAGAACACGCTGAGCATGAGCCTCCTCGCGGACCTGCTGGCGGAAGCCGGCCTGCCCGAGGGCGTCGTCAGCGTGCTGCCCGCGGACCGCGAGACCAGCGAGCACCTGGTGAAGCACAGGGGAGTCGACAAGATCGCGTTCACCGGGTCGACCCGCGCCGGGCGCCGCATCGCGTCGCTGGCCGGCGAGCAGCTCAAGCGGGTCAGCCTCGAACTGGGCGGCAAGTCCGCCGTCGTGTTCCTGCCCGACGCCGACCTCGGCGCGGCGATCCAGGGCGTCAAGTTCGGCTCCCTGCTCAACAACGGCGAATCGTGCATCGCGCAGACGCGGATCCTCGCGCCGCGCAGCCGCTACGAAGAGGTGGTCGCCGGCCTGAAGGACCTGGTCGAGTCGCTGCCGGTGGGCGACCCCGCCGACGAGAAGACGTTCATCGGCCCGATGATCCGCCGGGACCAGCAGCAGCGCGTGCTCGACTACATCCGCACCGGCGTCGAGGAAGGCGCGCGGCTCGTCACCGGCGGCGCGGAAGTCCCGGCGGGACTGGAAGCGGGCAACTACGTCACGCCCACGCTGTTCGCCGACGTCGACCCGTCGATGCGCATCGCGCAGGAGGAGATCTTCGGCCCGGTGCTGGTCGTGCTCCCCTACGACGACGAGGACGACGCGGCCCGCATCGCCAACGACTCCGAATACGGCCTGTCCGGCGGGGTGTGGTCGGGCGACCCGGCGCACGCGCTGGCCTTCGCGCGCCGCATCCGGACCGGGACGATCACCGTCAACGGCGCGCCGATCGGCTTCGACGGCCCGTTCGGCGGCTTCAAGGCCAGCGGCCTCGGCCGCGAATACGGCGCCGTCGGCCTCGGCACCTACACCGAATACAAGACCATCACCGTGCCGGAAAAGAAAGAACGATGA
- a CDS encoding TetR/AcrR family transcriptional regulator — MRADAARNLELLLTTGARMLADDPATSIAAIAAAAGVDRRTVYRRFTGREELLAAVYEARLDAIEAAIETARLREAPVPVALHRYVEEIVGVNRKWPAELAMMRTDPEIWTRRQRSVEEVDRFLQRATDEGVLRDGVPERWPGNVLGQLVHLATREMPGLSDAQAADVIVDTFLRAFGTDR, encoded by the coding sequence GTGAGAGCTGACGCCGCGCGCAACCTCGAACTCCTCCTGACCACGGGCGCCCGCATGCTCGCCGACGACCCGGCCACGAGCATCGCGGCGATCGCCGCCGCGGCCGGCGTGGACCGCCGCACGGTGTACCGCCGCTTCACGGGCCGCGAGGAGCTCCTGGCGGCGGTGTACGAGGCCCGCCTGGACGCGATCGAGGCTGCGATCGAGACGGCCCGGCTCCGGGAAGCCCCGGTGCCGGTGGCGCTGCACCGGTACGTGGAGGAGATCGTCGGCGTCAACCGCAAGTGGCCCGCCGAGCTGGCGATGATGCGCACGGACCCGGAGATCTGGACCCGCCGGCAGCGGTCGGTGGAGGAGGTGGACCGGTTCTTGCAGCGGGCCACTGACGAAGGGGTGCTCCGGGACGGGGTGCCGGAGCGGTGGCCGGGCAACGTGCTCGGCCAGCTGGTGCACTTGGCGACGCGCGAGATGCCCGGGTTGAGCGACGCCCAAGCGGCCGACGTCATCGTGGACACGTTCTTGCGCGCGTTCGGCACGGACCGCTAG
- a CDS encoding MarR family winged helix-turn-helix transcriptional regulator, giving the protein MPETPGLLYLVKQLELAVRARLDEVLRPVALTPLQYTALTVLERRSGLTTAELARNSFVTDQAMADMVVALERRGFIARDGDPRDRRRRVIRLTGPGGEVLDRVRDDVTALEQRMLSQLDIGDAARFREYVVACHSALSDRPSH; this is encoded by the coding sequence GTGCCCGAAACCCCCGGCCTGCTGTACCTGGTGAAACAGCTCGAGCTCGCCGTGCGGGCCCGGCTCGACGAGGTGCTGCGCCCGGTCGCGCTCACGCCCTTGCAGTACACCGCGCTCACCGTGCTGGAGCGGCGCTCGGGGCTCACCACCGCCGAGCTCGCGCGCAACTCGTTCGTCACCGACCAGGCGATGGCCGACATGGTGGTCGCGCTGGAACGGCGGGGTTTCATCGCGCGCGACGGCGATCCGCGCGACCGGCGGCGGCGGGTGATCCGGCTGACCGGCCCCGGCGGCGAGGTCCTCGACCGCGTCCGCGACGACGTGACCGCGCTCGAACAGCGGATGCTCTCGCAGCTGGACATCGGGGACGCCGCCCGCTTCCGCGAGTACGTCGTCGCCTGCCATTCGGCGCTCTCGGACCGGCCGTCCCACTGA
- a CDS encoding alpha/beta hydrolase, which translates to MGMRRWYGRVIALAASIVTALGLTAGVAAAAGHHTGQLPDGATWVADVPAAWNGTTILYSHGFGPLTAQNAPDAATRDALLADGYALVGSSYSGPSWWALASAVDDQFGALAALERITGHPRRTIAWGTSMGGLVSALEAETPRLDGVLSTCGLVAGALNLNAYQLHGEYALARLLAPGQDIKLAGFASADEASASAAALTQLATDGQATPAGRARIALAAAFLNEAGWLTGPTPPAPTDYAGQEVQQQQELAQFVLGFVVTGRYQIELAAGGNSAVTAGVDYRALLTGSSHARQVRALYRAAGLDLDADLTALTRDADIRPDPKAVHTLARTSMVTGRLRVPALDIHTTHDQLVPVEQEDWYAGQVHRAGRAALLRQAYVGTTGHCAFRPSESIAALRALESRIESGRWGAVAEPERLNEAAAALGEAGRYVRFDPPRLTGGLSARG; encoded by the coding sequence ATGGGCATGCGCAGGTGGTACGGCCGCGTGATCGCACTGGCCGCTTCGATCGTGACAGCGCTCGGCCTGACCGCGGGCGTCGCCGCCGCGGCCGGGCACCACACCGGGCAGCTGCCCGACGGCGCCACCTGGGTGGCCGACGTGCCGGCCGCCTGGAACGGCACGACCATCCTCTACAGCCACGGCTTCGGCCCGCTCACCGCGCAGAACGCGCCGGACGCCGCGACCAGGGACGCGCTGCTCGCCGACGGGTACGCGCTCGTCGGGTCCTCCTACAGCGGCCCGTCGTGGTGGGCGCTCGCCTCGGCCGTCGACGACCAGTTCGGCGCGCTGGCCGCCCTCGAGCGGATCACCGGCCACCCGCGGCGCACGATCGCGTGGGGCACGTCGATGGGCGGGCTCGTCAGCGCGCTCGAAGCCGAAACCCCGCGCCTCGACGGCGTGCTCAGCACGTGCGGCCTCGTCGCCGGCGCGCTCAACCTGAACGCCTACCAGCTGCACGGCGAATACGCGCTCGCCCGCCTGCTCGCACCGGGACAGGACATCAAGCTGGCCGGCTTCGCCAGCGCGGACGAAGCGAGCGCGTCGGCGGCGGCCTTGACGCAGCTCGCGACCGACGGCCAGGCCACCCCGGCCGGGCGCGCCCGGATCGCGCTGGCCGCCGCGTTCCTGAACGAGGCGGGCTGGCTGACCGGCCCGACGCCGCCGGCGCCTACCGACTACGCGGGCCAGGAAGTCCAGCAGCAGCAGGAACTCGCGCAGTTCGTGCTCGGGTTCGTGGTGACCGGCCGCTACCAGATCGAGCTCGCGGCGGGCGGCAACAGCGCGGTCACCGCGGGCGTCGACTACCGGGCTCTCCTGACCGGCAGCAGTCACGCCCGCCAGGTCCGCGCCCTGTACCGGGCGGCCGGGCTCGACCTGGACGCCGACCTGACGGCGCTGACCCGCGACGCGGACATCCGGCCGGACCCGAAGGCGGTCCACACTCTCGCGCGGACGTCGATGGTGACCGGCCGGCTGCGCGTCCCGGCGCTCGACATCCACACCACCCACGACCAGCTCGTGCCGGTGGAGCAGGAGGACTGGTACGCCGGCCAGGTCCACCGGGCGGGCCGCGCCGCGCTGCTGCGCCAGGCGTACGTCGGGACGACGGGCCACTGCGCGTTCCGGCCGTCGGAAAGCATCGCCGCGTTGCGGGCGCTGGAGTCGCGCATCGAGTCCGGGCGCTGGGGCGCCGTCGCGGAACCGGAGCGGCTGAACGAAGCCGCCGCCGCGCTGGGGGAGGCGGGACGGTACGTCCGGTTCGACCCGCCGCGGTTGACCGGCGGGCTCAGCGCTCGCGGTTGA
- a CDS encoding alpha/beta fold hydrolase, producing MAVSVLVVTTAPAAATTPDPLAPYLTQQVSWGGCPFAKRIEAQPTQCARITVPRDWAAPGAGSDLQVAISRAAATGSRRGAILVNPGGPGGQGTSLAGVLAGLEPSLNEHFDLVGMDPRGTGQEGGDDAGFVCRVPVGRLPQADDLDARDRSAGSIKQHQRAPRAVAEACQSDAIAPYVTTWQTAHDMDLIRALLKDEKLNYLGFSYGTWLGAKYASLFPDHAGKFVLDSSVNFEGRLQAAFEAFPKIDQRQFEDVYAPWLARRFPEQLGKTAGQVRAKWERLRAFFKREGVSPDIFDRVFVGNGSTRQWLTGALILTKGAAALDGTAAPPPAALREDLDDVSRAVFGVPAAALTTAGVVRTLAAPEADYADVPGTRLAVACADQPSRNSGWYKLLSDLQGPAYPLFGWAYGLSEACGYWSELPRHELPKLPPDAAKNVLVVQGEFDPQTGYEQAESAARAAGVPMVSVAESPFHGQYAVSGNSCVDDLVNGFYLGAARPAATICPGVPLPGEKEVFPVAGPAGEPEAAPATAPRDGLSTARQRLQDTISAVNRER from the coding sequence GTGGCCGTCTCGGTGCTGGTGGTGACGACGGCGCCGGCCGCCGCGACCACGCCCGATCCACTGGCGCCGTACCTGACGCAGCAGGTGTCGTGGGGTGGCTGCCCGTTCGCCAAGCGGATCGAAGCGCAGCCCACGCAGTGCGCGCGGATCACCGTCCCCCGGGACTGGGCCGCGCCCGGCGCCGGCTCCGATCTCCAGGTGGCGATCAGCCGGGCCGCGGCCACCGGGAGCCGGCGCGGGGCGATCCTGGTGAACCCCGGCGGGCCCGGTGGCCAGGGCACTTCGCTCGCCGGCGTGCTGGCCGGGCTGGAGCCGTCGCTGAACGAGCACTTCGACCTCGTCGGCATGGACCCGCGCGGCACCGGCCAGGAAGGCGGCGACGACGCCGGGTTCGTCTGCCGGGTGCCCGTCGGGCGGCTGCCGCAGGCCGACGACCTCGATGCCCGCGACCGCTCGGCCGGCAGCATCAAGCAGCACCAGCGGGCGCCGCGGGCGGTGGCCGAGGCGTGCCAGAGCGACGCGATCGCGCCCTACGTCACCACCTGGCAGACCGCGCACGACATGGACCTGATCCGCGCGCTGCTGAAGGACGAAAAGCTGAACTACCTGGGCTTTTCCTACGGGACCTGGCTGGGCGCGAAGTACGCGTCGCTGTTCCCGGACCACGCCGGCAAGTTCGTGCTCGACTCCAGCGTGAACTTCGAGGGCCGCCTTCAGGCCGCGTTCGAGGCGTTCCCGAAGATCGACCAGCGCCAGTTCGAGGACGTCTACGCGCCTTGGCTGGCCCGCCGCTTCCCCGAGCAGCTCGGCAAGACCGCCGGCCAGGTCCGGGCGAAGTGGGAGCGGCTGCGCGCGTTCTTCAAGCGCGAGGGCGTGTCGCCGGACATCTTCGACCGCGTCTTCGTCGGCAACGGCAGCACCCGCCAGTGGCTGACCGGCGCGCTCATCCTCACCAAGGGCGCGGCCGCGCTCGACGGCACCGCCGCCCCGCCGCCCGCCGCGCTGCGGGAGGACCTCGACGACGTCTCGCGCGCGGTGTTCGGCGTCCCGGCCGCCGCGCTGACCACCGCGGGCGTGGTGCGGACGCTCGCGGCGCCCGAGGCCGACTACGCCGACGTCCCCGGCACCCGGCTGGCGGTGGCGTGCGCGGACCAGCCGTCGCGGAATTCGGGCTGGTACAAGCTGCTCAGCGACCTGCAGGGTCCGGCGTACCCGCTGTTCGGCTGGGCGTACGGCCTCAGCGAGGCGTGCGGCTACTGGTCCGAGCTCCCCCGCCACGAGCTGCCGAAGCTGCCGCCGGACGCCGCCAAGAACGTCCTGGTCGTCCAGGGCGAGTTCGACCCGCAGACCGGCTACGAACAGGCCGAGTCGGCGGCCCGCGCGGCCGGTGTCCCGATGGTCTCGGTGGCGGAATCGCCGTTCCACGGCCAATACGCGGTGAGCGGCAATTCCTGTGTGGACGATCTGGTGAACGGGTTCTACCTCGGCGCCGCCCGCCCGGCGGCGACCATCTGCCCGGGTGTCCCGCTGCCGGGCGAGAAGGAAGTCTTCCCCGTCGCCGGCCCGGCGGGCGAGCCGGAAGCGGCACCGGCGACCGCACCGCGTGACGGCCTTTCGACCGCGCGGCAACGACTTCAGGACACGATCAGCGCGGTCAACCGCGAGCGCTGA
- a CDS encoding LLM class flavin-dependent oxidoreductase — translation MKKIGFLSFGHWSPGAHSETRTAADFLHQSIDLAVAAEELGVDGAYFRVHHFARQAGSPFPLLSAIGARTSKIEIGTGVIDMRYENPLYMAEEAGAADLISGGRLQLGISRGSPEQVVDGWRYFGYAPAEGETDADMARRRTEQFLEVLGGEGFAEPNPRPMFANPPGLLRVEPHSEGLRERIWWGSGSNATGVWAAKLGMNLQSSTLKDDETGEPLHVQQRKQIEAYREAWREAGHTREPRVSVSRSVFALTTDLDRAYFGRDRHSRDQVGMIDENTRAIFGRSYAAEPDELVRLLKEDEAVEAADTLLLTVPNQLGVDYNAHVLEDILTHVAPQLGWR, via the coding sequence GTGAAGAAGATAGGCTTCCTGTCGTTCGGCCACTGGTCGCCGGGCGCGCATTCGGAGACCCGCACGGCCGCCGACTTCCTGCACCAGTCGATCGACCTCGCGGTCGCGGCCGAGGAGCTCGGCGTGGACGGCGCCTACTTCCGCGTGCACCACTTCGCGCGGCAGGCCGGCAGCCCGTTCCCGCTGCTCTCGGCGATCGGGGCGCGCACTTCGAAGATCGAGATCGGCACCGGCGTCATCGACATGCGCTACGAGAACCCGCTGTACATGGCCGAGGAGGCCGGCGCCGCCGATCTCATCTCCGGTGGCCGGCTCCAGCTCGGCATCAGCCGGGGATCCCCCGAGCAGGTCGTCGACGGCTGGCGCTACTTCGGCTACGCCCCGGCCGAGGGCGAGACCGACGCCGACATGGCGCGGCGGCGCACCGAGCAGTTCCTCGAGGTGCTCGGCGGCGAGGGCTTCGCGGAGCCGAACCCGCGGCCGATGTTCGCCAACCCGCCCGGGCTGCTGCGGGTCGAGCCGCACTCGGAAGGGCTGCGCGAGCGCATCTGGTGGGGGTCCGGCTCGAACGCGACCGGCGTCTGGGCCGCGAAGCTCGGCATGAACCTGCAGAGCTCCACGCTCAAGGACGACGAGACGGGCGAGCCGCTGCACGTCCAGCAGCGCAAGCAGATCGAGGCGTACCGCGAGGCGTGGCGGGAGGCGGGCCACACCCGCGAGCCGCGCGTGTCGGTCAGCCGCAGCGTCTTCGCGCTGACCACCGACCTCGACCGCGCCTACTTCGGCCGCGACCGCCACTCCCGCGACCAGGTCGGCATGATCGACGAGAACACCCGGGCGATCTTCGGCCGCTCGTACGCCGCGGAGCCCGACGAACTGGTGCGGCTGCTGAAGGAGGACGAGGCCGTCGAGGCCGCGGACACCCTGCTGCTGACCGTCCCGAACCAGCTGGGCGTCGACTACAACGCCCACGTGCTGGAGGACATCCTCACCCACGTGGCACCCCAGCTCGGCTGGCGCTGA